Proteins from a genomic interval of Osmia bicornis bicornis chromosome 11, iOsmBic2.1, whole genome shotgun sequence:
- the LOC123988312 gene encoding serine/threonine-protein phosphatase 2A regulatory subunit B'' subunit gamma-like isoform X3, with protein MELETILRKCIVSEGQLEENEKKEDEYFQKIYEQWKGTKAKDKDLTYKVIPKFYFKLPKEDEILPQKLREETRALFLQRRSRQLLDNNELKALWVLLDKHHSPPLSGEEQLINYEDFKKVGKLAGAKCNPYFTAVVFAKLQQGDPHGRISIMALFNYVMRKVWLHQTRIGLSLYDVTGQGYLRESDLENYILELIPTLPQLEGLEKSFHSFYVCTAVRKFLFFLDPLRTGRVRIQDILACSFLDDLLELRDEDLPKDLQEANWFSAPSALKVYGQYLNLDRDHNGMLNKEELAGYGTGTLTGVFLERVFQECLTYEGEMDYKTYLDFVLALENRHEPQSLHYLFRILDINNRGYLDTFCLNYFFRAIQEQMTMHGQEPVRFEDVKDEIFDMVKPADPCKITLQDLLSCGQGDTMVSILIEFHGFWAYENREAMAADTGDESSHV; from the exons atgGAACTGGAAACGATACTTCGAAAATGTATTGTATCGG AAGGACaattagaagaaaatgaaaaaaaagaagacgaatactttcaaaaaatatatgaaCAATGGAAAGGCACTAAAGCTAAAGACAAAGACTTAACTTATAAAGTCATTcctaaattttatttcaag TTACCTAAAGAAGATGAGATTCTGCCGCAAAAGTTACGAGAAGAAACACGAGCTTTATTTTTGCAAAGACGTTCGCGACAGTTACTTGATAATAACGAACTTAAAGCATTATGGGTATTGTTAGATAAACATCATAGTCCACCTTTATCAGGGGAAGAACagttaataaattatgaaGATTTCAAGAAAGTGGGTAAATTAGCTGGTGCAAAATGCAATCCATATTTCACTGCTGTTGTATTTGCTAAGTTACAGCAGGGTGATCCTCATGGCAGGATTAGCATAATggcattatttaattatgttaTGAGAAAAGTTTGGTTGCATCAAACAAGAATTGGTCTTTCTTTATACGATGTTACTGGTCAGGGATATCTCAGAGAATCA GATTTAGAAAACTATATCCTAGAATTAATACCAACTTTGCCCCAGCTTGAAGGACTTGAGAAATCTTTCCATTCATTTTATGTTTGTACAGCAGTCagaaaattcttattttttcttGATCCTCTTAGAACTGGCAGAGTTAGAATACAAGATATTTTAGCATGTAGCTTTTTGGATGATCTATTAGAACTGAGAGATGAAGATTTACCAAAAGATTTGCAAGAAGCAAATTGGTTTTCAGCTCCATCTGCTCTTAAAGTTTATGGGCAATATCTTAATCTTGATAGGGATCATAATGGAATGCTCAACAAAGAAGAACTTGCAGG ATATGGCACAGGAACATTAACTGGAGTATTTTTGGAAAGAGTGTTTCAAGAATGTTTAACTTATGAGGGAGAAATGGATTACAAAACGTATTTGGACTTTGTTTTAGCATTAGAAAATCGACACGAACCACAAagtttacattatttatttagaattcttgatattaataatcgtggttatcttgataccttctgCCTTAATTACTTTTTCCGT GCTATACAAGAACAAATGACAATGCATGGTCAAGAACCAGTAAGGTTTGAAGACGTAAAAGATGAGATCTTTGATATGGTAAAACCAGCAGATCCATGTAAAATTACATTGCAAGATTTATTGTCAtg tgGTCAAGGCGATACAATGGTTAGTATTTTAATAGAATTCCATGGTTTTTGGGCATACGAAAATCGTGAAGCCATGGCAGCTGATACTGGTGATGAATCATCTCATGTTTAA
- the LOC114879416 gene encoding uncharacterized protein LOC114879416 isoform X1 gives MYTLIADLETGNRSHAAAQPSTEKTDDNDSDESSSSCQLGNAGNKPSTMAAEDGTLSGGLGAKLKCPTPISRLRVEKIEGGLMVAGVVIAANCQIALPAFGFLFMLVGAVLTAASYRGPGEDEDKDSYAARIAFTGNSRILGPICIVVGALMLALGVLLCLLTRRARRRERRVGFHCPLHGDFYPLSPVQGAKMLGISGKDISGWSRIPCLKGRSSNKGNTSGGVHVGPPQCPHSVLSSTRSSVSSSPLSPCPTPMPFLVTSGSVSSGMVQSVGANLSPDQTFGSIRSLSVTREVASFPLSRTPTPPPQHRTATLANAEDLVNMGSPLREASPRPEVRVVAPSHRSPSSLATDNISNPTNLINVGNISNASNLSNGAGNRKSVSILLPEHSSG, from the exons ATGTACACTCTCATCGCTGACCTGGAGACCGGCAATAGAAGCCATGCCGCAGCACAACCCTCGACAGAAAAAACTGATGATAATGACAGTGACGAATCATCATCGTCTTGTCAGCTAGGGAACGCCGGCAACAA GCCCAGCACCATGGCAGCTGAGGATGGTACGCTGAGTGGCGGACTTGGGGCGAAATTAAAATGTCCGACTCCTATATCGCGCTTAAGAGTGGAGAAGATCGAGGGTGGTCTCATGGTGGCTGGGGTTGTAATAGCTGCTAATTGCCAGATTGCACTTCCGGCATTCGGGTTTCTTTTTATGCTCGTCGGCGCTGTGCTCACTG CTGCGTCGTATCGTGGACCAGGCGAAGACGAGGATAAGGATTCGTACGCGGCAAGAATCGCGTTCACAGGAAATTCCCGAATCCTGGGACCGATCTGCATAGTTGTGGGTGCTCTAATGCTCGCCCTTGGCGTATTGCTTTGCTTGCTGACCAGAAGGGCGAGAAGAAGGGAGCGCAGAGTCGGTTTCCATTGTCCTCTTCACGGCGATTTCTATCCTTTAAGTCCTGTTCAGGGTGCCAAAATGCTCG GTATATCGGGTAAAGATATTAGCGGATGGTCGAGAATTCCCTGTCTGAAAGGACGTTCCTCGAATAAAGGAAACACATCTGGAGGTGTACACGTCGGACCACCGCAATGTCCACACTCTGTGTTAAGCAGCACCCGAAGTTCGGTGAGCAGTTCGCCATTGAGCCCGTGCCCAACACCTATGCCGTTCTTGGTAACTTCGGGTTCGGTCAG TAGCGGGATGGTGCAGAGTGTCGGTGCTAATTTATCGCCGGACCAAACATTCGGATCGATTCGGTCGCTCTCAGTGACGAGAGAAGTGGCCAGTTTCCCCTTATCGAGAACGCCTACGCCACCTCCGCAACATAG GACGGCCACACTGGCAAATGCCGAGGACCTAGTAAACATGGGTAGCCCGTTAAGAGAAGCTTCCCCACGGCCGGAAGTACGGGTGGTAGCGCCTTCCCATCGATCACCGTCCTCCCTCGCAACGGACAACATCAGCAATCCTACCAATCTCATCAACGTCGGTAATATTAGTAACGCGAGCAATCTTAGCAACGGAGCCGGGAATCGCAAATCGGTCAGCATACTACTTCCCGAGCATTCGAGTGGATGA
- the LOC123988312 gene encoding serine/threonine-protein phosphatase 2A regulatory subunit B'' subunit gamma-like isoform X1: MELETILRKCIVSGKSEGQLEENEKKEDEYFQKIYEQWKGTKAKDKDLTYKVIPKFYFKLPKEDEILPQKLREETRALFLQRRSRQLLDNNELKALWVLLDKHHSPPLSGEEQLINYEDFKKVGKLAGAKCNPYFTAVVFAKLQQGDPHGRISIMALFNYVMRKVWLHQTRIGLSLYDVTGQGYLRESDLENYILELIPTLPQLEGLEKSFHSFYVCTAVRKFLFFLDPLRTGRVRIQDILACSFLDDLLELRDEDLPKDLQEANWFSAPSALKVYGQYLNLDRDHNGMLNKEELAGYGTGTLTGVFLERVFQECLTYEGEMDYKTYLDFVLALENRHEPQSLHYLFRILDINNRGYLDTFCLNYFFRAIQEQMTMHGQEPVRFEDVKDEIFDMVKPADPCKITLQDLLSCGQGDTMVSILIEFHGFWAYENREAMAADTGDESSHV, from the exons atgGAACTGGAAACGATACTTCGAAAATGTATTGTATCGGGTAAGT CAGAAGGACaattagaagaaaatgaaaaaaaagaagacgaatactttcaaaaaatatatgaaCAATGGAAAGGCACTAAAGCTAAAGACAAAGACTTAACTTATAAAGTCATTcctaaattttatttcaag TTACCTAAAGAAGATGAGATTCTGCCGCAAAAGTTACGAGAAGAAACACGAGCTTTATTTTTGCAAAGACGTTCGCGACAGTTACTTGATAATAACGAACTTAAAGCATTATGGGTATTGTTAGATAAACATCATAGTCCACCTTTATCAGGGGAAGAACagttaataaattatgaaGATTTCAAGAAAGTGGGTAAATTAGCTGGTGCAAAATGCAATCCATATTTCACTGCTGTTGTATTTGCTAAGTTACAGCAGGGTGATCCTCATGGCAGGATTAGCATAATggcattatttaattatgttaTGAGAAAAGTTTGGTTGCATCAAACAAGAATTGGTCTTTCTTTATACGATGTTACTGGTCAGGGATATCTCAGAGAATCA GATTTAGAAAACTATATCCTAGAATTAATACCAACTTTGCCCCAGCTTGAAGGACTTGAGAAATCTTTCCATTCATTTTATGTTTGTACAGCAGTCagaaaattcttattttttcttGATCCTCTTAGAACTGGCAGAGTTAGAATACAAGATATTTTAGCATGTAGCTTTTTGGATGATCTATTAGAACTGAGAGATGAAGATTTACCAAAAGATTTGCAAGAAGCAAATTGGTTTTCAGCTCCATCTGCTCTTAAAGTTTATGGGCAATATCTTAATCTTGATAGGGATCATAATGGAATGCTCAACAAAGAAGAACTTGCAGG ATATGGCACAGGAACATTAACTGGAGTATTTTTGGAAAGAGTGTTTCAAGAATGTTTAACTTATGAGGGAGAAATGGATTACAAAACGTATTTGGACTTTGTTTTAGCATTAGAAAATCGACACGAACCACAAagtttacattatttatttagaattcttgatattaataatcgtggttatcttgataccttctgCCTTAATTACTTTTTCCGT GCTATACAAGAACAAATGACAATGCATGGTCAAGAACCAGTAAGGTTTGAAGACGTAAAAGATGAGATCTTTGATATGGTAAAACCAGCAGATCCATGTAAAATTACATTGCAAGATTTATTGTCAtg tgGTCAAGGCGATACAATGGTTAGTATTTTAATAGAATTCCATGGTTTTTGGGCATACGAAAATCGTGAAGCCATGGCAGCTGATACTGGTGATGAATCATCTCATGTTTAA
- the LOC123988299 gene encoding uncharacterized protein LOC123988299 translates to MKHQQITVDFLSMVFTACSYLALAGAVWVFLRLVQACFWLPRHLKRQNHIELMLQDKVDNYEKYIMECEEKERIQQAMQDDVTTTDLAQTEKWKERRECLEMLKKELNGVSDGIDDPNKWDYFLEEEETEKEESIITEIQDDEVSNDRHDKINADPSTIKEKVHLEPKKDK, encoded by the exons ATGAAGCATCAACAGATCACAGTCGATTTTCTAAGCATGGTATTCACTGCTTGTTCGTACCTGGCTCTTGCTGGGGCCGTTTGGGTGTTTTTACGACTGGTCCAGGCATGTTTTTGGTTACCACGGCATTTGAAACGACAAAATCATATTGAACTAATGCTACAAGATAAG GTTGACAATTACGAAAAATACATAATGGAATGCGAAGAAAAAGAGCGAATTCAACAAGCAATGCAAGACGATGTTACTACGACAGATCTCGCTCAAACGGAGAAATGGAAAGAACGAAGAGAATGCCTGGAAATGTtgaagaaagaattaaatgGCGTTTCCGATGGTATCGATGATCCAAATAAGTGGGATTACTTTCtagaagaagaggaaacaGAAAAGGAAGAATCTATTATTACAGAAATTCAGGACGACGAGGTTTCTAATGACAGGCATGATAAGATAAACGCAGACCCGAGTACGATTAAAGAAAAAGTTCATTTAGAACCAAAGAAggataaataa
- the LOC114879416 gene encoding uncharacterized protein LOC114879416 isoform X2: MTFGTPFHTEKSQFAGDNPARPSTMAAEDGTLSGGLGAKLKCPTPISRLRVEKIEGGLMVAGVVIAANCQIALPAFGFLFMLVGAVLTAASYRGPGEDEDKDSYAARIAFTGNSRILGPICIVVGALMLALGVLLCLLTRRARRRERRVGFHCPLHGDFYPLSPVQGAKMLGISGKDISGWSRIPCLKGRSSNKGNTSGGVHVGPPQCPHSVLSSTRSSVSSSPLSPCPTPMPFLVTSGSVSSGMVQSVGANLSPDQTFGSIRSLSVTREVASFPLSRTPTPPPQHRTATLANAEDLVNMGSPLREASPRPEVRVVAPSHRSPSSLATDNISNPTNLINVGNISNASNLSNGAGNRKSVSILLPEHSSG; encoded by the exons ATGACGTTCGGTACACCGTTTCACACGGAGAAGTCGCAGTTCGCTGGAGATAACCCTGCACG GCCCAGCACCATGGCAGCTGAGGATGGTACGCTGAGTGGCGGACTTGGGGCGAAATTAAAATGTCCGACTCCTATATCGCGCTTAAGAGTGGAGAAGATCGAGGGTGGTCTCATGGTGGCTGGGGTTGTAATAGCTGCTAATTGCCAGATTGCACTTCCGGCATTCGGGTTTCTTTTTATGCTCGTCGGCGCTGTGCTCACTG CTGCGTCGTATCGTGGACCAGGCGAAGACGAGGATAAGGATTCGTACGCGGCAAGAATCGCGTTCACAGGAAATTCCCGAATCCTGGGACCGATCTGCATAGTTGTGGGTGCTCTAATGCTCGCCCTTGGCGTATTGCTTTGCTTGCTGACCAGAAGGGCGAGAAGAAGGGAGCGCAGAGTCGGTTTCCATTGTCCTCTTCACGGCGATTTCTATCCTTTAAGTCCTGTTCAGGGTGCCAAAATGCTCG GTATATCGGGTAAAGATATTAGCGGATGGTCGAGAATTCCCTGTCTGAAAGGACGTTCCTCGAATAAAGGAAACACATCTGGAGGTGTACACGTCGGACCACCGCAATGTCCACACTCTGTGTTAAGCAGCACCCGAAGTTCGGTGAGCAGTTCGCCATTGAGCCCGTGCCCAACACCTATGCCGTTCTTGGTAACTTCGGGTTCGGTCAG TAGCGGGATGGTGCAGAGTGTCGGTGCTAATTTATCGCCGGACCAAACATTCGGATCGATTCGGTCGCTCTCAGTGACGAGAGAAGTGGCCAGTTTCCCCTTATCGAGAACGCCTACGCCACCTCCGCAACATAG GACGGCCACACTGGCAAATGCCGAGGACCTAGTAAACATGGGTAGCCCGTTAAGAGAAGCTTCCCCACGGCCGGAAGTACGGGTGGTAGCGCCTTCCCATCGATCACCGTCCTCCCTCGCAACGGACAACATCAGCAATCCTACCAATCTCATCAACGTCGGTAATATTAGTAACGCGAGCAATCTTAGCAACGGAGCCGGGAATCGCAAATCGGTCAGCATACTACTTCCCGAGCATTCGAGTGGATGA
- the LOC114879416 gene encoding uncharacterized protein LOC114879416 isoform X3 — protein MAAEDGTLSGGLGAKLKCPTPISRLRVEKIEGGLMVAGVVIAANCQIALPAFGFLFMLVGAVLTAASYRGPGEDEDKDSYAARIAFTGNSRILGPICIVVGALMLALGVLLCLLTRRARRRERRVGFHCPLHGDFYPLSPVQGAKMLGISGKDISGWSRIPCLKGRSSNKGNTSGGVHVGPPQCPHSVLSSTRSSVSSSPLSPCPTPMPFLVTSGSVSSGMVQSVGANLSPDQTFGSIRSLSVTREVASFPLSRTPTPPPQHRTATLANAEDLVNMGSPLREASPRPEVRVVAPSHRSPSSLATDNISNPTNLINVGNISNASNLSNGAGNRKSVSILLPEHSSG, from the exons ATGGCAGCTGAGGATGGTACGCTGAGTGGCGGACTTGGGGCGAAATTAAAATGTCCGACTCCTATATCGCGCTTAAGAGTGGAGAAGATCGAGGGTGGTCTCATGGTGGCTGGGGTTGTAATAGCTGCTAATTGCCAGATTGCACTTCCGGCATTCGGGTTTCTTTTTATGCTCGTCGGCGCTGTGCTCACTG CTGCGTCGTATCGTGGACCAGGCGAAGACGAGGATAAGGATTCGTACGCGGCAAGAATCGCGTTCACAGGAAATTCCCGAATCCTGGGACCGATCTGCATAGTTGTGGGTGCTCTAATGCTCGCCCTTGGCGTATTGCTTTGCTTGCTGACCAGAAGGGCGAGAAGAAGGGAGCGCAGAGTCGGTTTCCATTGTCCTCTTCACGGCGATTTCTATCCTTTAAGTCCTGTTCAGGGTGCCAAAATGCTCG GTATATCGGGTAAAGATATTAGCGGATGGTCGAGAATTCCCTGTCTGAAAGGACGTTCCTCGAATAAAGGAAACACATCTGGAGGTGTACACGTCGGACCACCGCAATGTCCACACTCTGTGTTAAGCAGCACCCGAAGTTCGGTGAGCAGTTCGCCATTGAGCCCGTGCCCAACACCTATGCCGTTCTTGGTAACTTCGGGTTCGGTCAG TAGCGGGATGGTGCAGAGTGTCGGTGCTAATTTATCGCCGGACCAAACATTCGGATCGATTCGGTCGCTCTCAGTGACGAGAGAAGTGGCCAGTTTCCCCTTATCGAGAACGCCTACGCCACCTCCGCAACATAG GACGGCCACACTGGCAAATGCCGAGGACCTAGTAAACATGGGTAGCCCGTTAAGAGAAGCTTCCCCACGGCCGGAAGTACGGGTGGTAGCGCCTTCCCATCGATCACCGTCCTCCCTCGCAACGGACAACATCAGCAATCCTACCAATCTCATCAACGTCGGTAATATTAGTAACGCGAGCAATCTTAGCAACGGAGCCGGGAATCGCAAATCGGTCAGCATACTACTTCCCGAGCATTCGAGTGGATGA
- the LOC114879414 gene encoding ubiquitin carboxyl-terminal hydrolase 1, which produces MTVLEIEEDTDKRSVPPRKKICLSLSGRERIRSNISQVPKALNRESLVNKDTFTYSTSKMLNGYRNQLSNHQDGSYDVSSSGTEGLRIATLCNLGNTCFLNSVIYTLRFAPSFLHNLHHLATDLSNLNDKQLQVKIKSSSLGGTGASLTSSSSRSWSSKDLLALAGPAGDNNKHRIQIATEKLHELFMALHAAEVKENSEPYQPDAFLQALREVNPIFEGNQQQDAHELLVCLLDNIRETFHLLVRHRESQFGQNNDGLSNLSTDHSVDIQSEDSNSNKRSIRKFRKKKKITTRGSSSCLVQPNLNGVSVSSRPYENMKYYMKYCMKYENGHAEFTESNGDVGSHRPESKTCFISEDFEGVSLLQTTCLECEHVTERKETFCDICVPIDIDRSSEEDEEVRPMDSSEVYRRAVVTSELLWGRDKYWCARCLRYNEARRAVCFPSLPRLLILQLKRFSTAAGSMEKINNHMPTPLTLQCFCEECINERGTTGSRSESRHVYKLYSVIMHQGATMTAGHYVAYTRLPDESAFTEYFQCDRDCKRQTSGQGNSGSTNTNSSSSDKTSGILKYFRSKPSVSETKEQLIRVGCRSIDCCGIRRHKHPSIWLECDDEAVHAIPLRELEDKLAPNPRNSATPYLLFYVRSMT; this is translated from the exons ATGACAGTATTAGAAATAGAAGAAGACACAGATAAACGTTCAGTTCCTCCTaggaagaaaatttgtttatccCTTTCAGGCCGTGAACGTATACGTAGCAACATCTCTCAGGTTCCTAAGGCTTTGAACAGAGAGAGCCTTGTGAATAAAGATACTTTTACATata GTACAAGCAAAATGTTGAATGGCTACCGTAATCAACTGAGTAATCACCAAGATGGAAGTTACGATGTGTCAAGTAGTGGTACAGAAGGATTAAGAATAGCTACATTGTGTAATTTAGGAAATACATGTTTCTTAAACAGTGTGATATATACCTTACGATTTGCACCAtcttttttacataatttacatCACTTAGCCACCGACTTGTCTAATTTAAATGATAAGCAACTTCAAGTTAAA aTAAAATCATCATCGTTGGGTGGAACTGGTGCATCGCTTACATCAAGCAGCAGTCGTAGTTGGAGTAGTAAAGATTTGTTAGCTCTAGCTGGACCTGCCGGAGATAACAATAAACACAGAATACAAATAGCAACTGAAAAATTACACGAATTATTTATGGCGTTACACGCGGCCGAAGTGAAAGAGAACAGTGAACCGTATCAACCAGACGCATTTTTACAAGCTCTTAG AGAAGTGAATCCTATCTTTGAAGGAAATCAGCAACAGGATGCTCACGAACTTTTAGTGTGTTTACTTGATAATATCAGAGAAACTTTTCACTTGTTAGTCAGACATAGAGAAAGTCAATTTGGACAAAATAATGACGGATTATCAAATTTGTCTACAGACCATTCAGTAGATATACAATCAGAGGATAGTAATTCGAATAAAAGAAGTAttcgaaaatttagaaaaaagaaaaaaataacaacAAGAGGAAGTTCTTCTTGTCTTGTACAGCCAAATTTGAATGGTGTATCAGTATCTTCTAGACCATacgaaaatatgaaatattatatgaaatattgtATGAAATACGAAAACGGTCATGCCGAGTTTACGGAAAGTAATGGAGATGTTGGCAGTCATAGACCTGAGAGTAAAACGTGTTTCATTTCAGAAGATTTCGAAGGAGTTAGCCTTTTACAAACCACATGCCTTGAATGTGAACATGTTACCGAACGAAAAGAAACATTTTGCGATATATGTGTGCCTATTGATATTGACAGGTCCAGCGAAGAAG ACGAAGAAGTAAGACCAATGGATAGTAGTGAAGTATACAGGCGAGCAGTAGTTACTAGTGAACTTCTATGGGGTAGAGATAAATATTGGTGTGCTCGTTGCCTTCGGTATAACGAAGCTCGAAGAGCAGTATGTTTCCCATCTTTACCCCGGTTACTCATATTGCAGCTGAAAAGATTTTCTACCGCAGCTGG gtcaatggaaaaaattaataatcatatGCCAACACCATTAACTTTACAATGCTTCTGTGAAGAATGTATCAATGAGCGTGGAACTACAGGCAGCAGATCAGAATCGCGACACGTGTACAAATTGTATTCTGTAATCATGCACCAGGGGGCAACAATGACAGCTGGTCATTATGTTGCTTACACCCGTTTACCTGATGAATCTGCGTTTACAGAATATTTTCAGTGTGATCGCGATTGCAAGCGACAAACTTCTGGTCAGGGTAATAGTGGCAGCACAAATACGAATTCATCTTCATCGGACAAAACGTCCGGTATACTAAAATACTTCAGGAGTAAACCAAGTGTTAGTGAAACTAAGGAACAATTAATTAGGGTCGGCTGTCGAAGTATTGATTGTTGCGGTATTCGACGTCACAAACATCCTAGTATTTGGTTGGAATGTGATGACGAAGCAGTACATGCAATTCCATTGCGAGAGTTAGAAGATAAATTAGCACCAAATCCGCGAAATTCCGCCACCCCGTATCTTTTGTTCTATGTGAGATCCATGACGTAA
- the LOC123988312 gene encoding serine/threonine-protein phosphatase 2A regulatory subunit B'' subunit gamma-like isoform X2, translating into MELETILRKCIVSAEGQLEENEKKEDEYFQKIYEQWKGTKAKDKDLTYKVIPKFYFKLPKEDEILPQKLREETRALFLQRRSRQLLDNNELKALWVLLDKHHSPPLSGEEQLINYEDFKKVGKLAGAKCNPYFTAVVFAKLQQGDPHGRISIMALFNYVMRKVWLHQTRIGLSLYDVTGQGYLRESDLENYILELIPTLPQLEGLEKSFHSFYVCTAVRKFLFFLDPLRTGRVRIQDILACSFLDDLLELRDEDLPKDLQEANWFSAPSALKVYGQYLNLDRDHNGMLNKEELAGYGTGTLTGVFLERVFQECLTYEGEMDYKTYLDFVLALENRHEPQSLHYLFRILDINNRGYLDTFCLNYFFRAIQEQMTMHGQEPVRFEDVKDEIFDMVKPADPCKITLQDLLSCGQGDTMVSILIEFHGFWAYENREAMAADTGDESSHV; encoded by the exons atgGAACTGGAAACGATACTTCGAAAATGTATTGTATCGG CAGAAGGACaattagaagaaaatgaaaaaaaagaagacgaatactttcaaaaaatatatgaaCAATGGAAAGGCACTAAAGCTAAAGACAAAGACTTAACTTATAAAGTCATTcctaaattttatttcaag TTACCTAAAGAAGATGAGATTCTGCCGCAAAAGTTACGAGAAGAAACACGAGCTTTATTTTTGCAAAGACGTTCGCGACAGTTACTTGATAATAACGAACTTAAAGCATTATGGGTATTGTTAGATAAACATCATAGTCCACCTTTATCAGGGGAAGAACagttaataaattatgaaGATTTCAAGAAAGTGGGTAAATTAGCTGGTGCAAAATGCAATCCATATTTCACTGCTGTTGTATTTGCTAAGTTACAGCAGGGTGATCCTCATGGCAGGATTAGCATAATggcattatttaattatgttaTGAGAAAAGTTTGGTTGCATCAAACAAGAATTGGTCTTTCTTTATACGATGTTACTGGTCAGGGATATCTCAGAGAATCA GATTTAGAAAACTATATCCTAGAATTAATACCAACTTTGCCCCAGCTTGAAGGACTTGAGAAATCTTTCCATTCATTTTATGTTTGTACAGCAGTCagaaaattcttattttttcttGATCCTCTTAGAACTGGCAGAGTTAGAATACAAGATATTTTAGCATGTAGCTTTTTGGATGATCTATTAGAACTGAGAGATGAAGATTTACCAAAAGATTTGCAAGAAGCAAATTGGTTTTCAGCTCCATCTGCTCTTAAAGTTTATGGGCAATATCTTAATCTTGATAGGGATCATAATGGAATGCTCAACAAAGAAGAACTTGCAGG ATATGGCACAGGAACATTAACTGGAGTATTTTTGGAAAGAGTGTTTCAAGAATGTTTAACTTATGAGGGAGAAATGGATTACAAAACGTATTTGGACTTTGTTTTAGCATTAGAAAATCGACACGAACCACAAagtttacattatttatttagaattcttgatattaataatcgtggttatcttgataccttctgCCTTAATTACTTTTTCCGT GCTATACAAGAACAAATGACAATGCATGGTCAAGAACCAGTAAGGTTTGAAGACGTAAAAGATGAGATCTTTGATATGGTAAAACCAGCAGATCCATGTAAAATTACATTGCAAGATTTATTGTCAtg tgGTCAAGGCGATACAATGGTTAGTATTTTAATAGAATTCCATGGTTTTTGGGCATACGAAAATCGTGAAGCCATGGCAGCTGATACTGGTGATGAATCATCTCATGTTTAA